In Parasegetibacter sp. NRK P23, a single genomic region encodes these proteins:
- a CDS encoding glycoside hydrolase N-terminal domain-containing protein produces MSKKSPLKHCFILANISFLFATSLVAQQRNTLTLWYDKPANKWVEALPVGNGRMGGMVFGGVEEELLQLNESTLYSGGPVKTNVNPQAHTYLAQIRKALLEEEDYGKAAQLTKKMQGYYTQSYMPLGDLVLRQQLDGAKPSSYYRDLDLTSAVATTKFTVDGTEYTREVFASAPDKVLVVRLRANKKAALTIDVSAKSLLRFKLAPVGTNGLALSGKAPAHVDPNYYNPKGREHVIYEDTTGCNGMRFHCQVNALTKDGSVSTDTSGIHIKNATEIVLLVSAATSFNGFDKCPDKEGKDEKALANAALQKAMLKPYTQLLQAHRADYKKYFDRVHFNLKDTSGNTTQSTIPSDQRLERYSKGAYDPGVEMLYFQYGRYLLISSSRPGGPPANLQGLWNKELRAPWSSNYTININTQMNYWPAEVTNLSEMHQPLLDWLKDLSKTGAVTAKEFYRANGWVAHHNSDIWGHSTAVGDVGDGDPVWANWYMGGNWLSQHLWERYAFTRDKKFLAQHAYPIMKQAAVFTLDWLVEDKNGYLVTAPSTSPENNFRDKNGKGQSVSVATTMDMSIIWDLFTNVIEASEALGTDVEFRNKITAARKKLFPLQIGSKGQLLEWYKDFEETEPEHRHASHLFGLHPGRQLSLNNNPEFFNAAKRSLELRGDEGTGWARGWKINWWARLLDGDHAYKLIRNLLNYSGPDGKGGGGTYPNFFDAHPPFQIDGNFAGTAGMAEMLLQSHLGELHLLPALPEAWSEGEIKGLKARGGYEVALQWKDKQLANAVIIASQNGNCVVKTSVPVQVKGTMLKSKKEKDYYVVRFKAEKGKKYALVAVK; encoded by the coding sequence ATGAGCAAAAAATCACCGCTGAAACATTGTTTTATTTTAGCAAATATTTCATTTCTATTTGCAACTTCCCTGGTTGCGCAGCAACGAAATACACTCACGCTATGGTACGATAAACCCGCGAACAAGTGGGTGGAAGCGCTCCCCGTAGGAAACGGCCGTATGGGTGGAATGGTATTCGGTGGTGTGGAAGAAGAGTTGCTGCAACTGAACGAAAGCACGTTGTACAGCGGCGGCCCCGTTAAAACGAATGTGAACCCGCAGGCGCACACCTATCTTGCACAGATAAGAAAGGCATTGCTGGAAGAGGAGGATTATGGCAAAGCGGCGCAGCTCACCAAGAAGATGCAGGGGTATTATACGCAATCTTACATGCCCCTTGGCGACCTGGTGCTCCGGCAGCAACTGGATGGTGCAAAGCCTTCTTCTTATTACAGGGACCTTGATCTTACCAGCGCTGTGGCCACCACAAAGTTCACGGTGGATGGAACGGAATATACCCGTGAAGTGTTCGCCTCGGCTCCGGATAAGGTGCTGGTGGTGCGTCTCCGCGCCAATAAGAAAGCTGCGTTAACGATAGATGTTTCCGCTAAAAGTTTGCTTCGTTTTAAACTGGCTCCGGTTGGCACCAACGGACTTGCCCTATCCGGAAAGGCACCCGCGCATGTTGACCCTAATTATTATAATCCAAAGGGCAGGGAGCACGTCATCTATGAAGACACGACGGGTTGCAACGGCATGCGCTTCCATTGCCAGGTGAACGCTTTAACGAAAGATGGTTCCGTTTCAACAGACACCTCCGGTATTCATATTAAAAACGCCACTGAAATTGTATTGCTGGTATCCGCGGCCACCAGTTTCAACGGGTTCGATAAATGCCCCGACAAAGAAGGAAAGGATGAAAAAGCCCTGGCCAATGCCGCATTGCAGAAAGCAATGCTGAAGCCTTATACGCAGTTGTTGCAAGCCCATCGGGCAGATTACAAAAAATATTTCGATCGTGTTCATTTCAACCTGAAAGATACCAGCGGAAATACCACACAAAGCACTATTCCTTCCGATCAACGGCTGGAACGTTATTCCAAAGGAGCATACGACCCCGGTGTGGAAATGCTCTATTTTCAGTATGGCCGCTACCTGCTCATTTCTTCCAGTCGCCCGGGAGGTCCGCCCGCAAACCTGCAAGGACTTTGGAACAAAGAACTCCGTGCGCCCTGGAGTTCCAATTACACCATCAACATCAACACACAGATGAACTACTGGCCCGCGGAGGTCACCAATTTATCTGAAATGCACCAGCCACTGCTGGACTGGCTGAAAGATCTTTCCAAAACAGGCGCCGTTACCGCAAAAGAATTTTACCGGGCCAACGGATGGGTGGCGCACCACAACTCGGATATATGGGGACACTCAACCGCTGTGGGCGATGTAGGCGACGGAGATCCCGTTTGGGCCAATTGGTACATGGGCGGCAACTGGCTCAGCCAGCACCTTTGGGAGCGCTACGCGTTTACCAGGGATAAAAAATTTCTTGCGCAACATGCCTATCCCATCATGAAACAAGCGGCGGTGTTCACCCTCGACTGGCTCGTGGAAGACAAGAACGGCTACCTGGTAACCGCGCCCTCCACTTCGCCGGAAAATAACTTCAGGGATAAGAACGGGAAGGGACAATCCGTTTCTGTGGCCACAACAATGGATATGTCCATTATCTGGGACCTCTTCACCAATGTGATCGAAGCATCCGAAGCTTTGGGAACGGACGTTGAATTCAGGAATAAAATTACCGCCGCCAGGAAAAAACTGTTCCCGCTGCAAATCGGCAGTAAAGGGCAATTGTTGGAATGGTACAAAGATTTTGAAGAAACTGAACCCGAACACCGTCACGCTTCGCATTTGTTCGGCCTGCACCCCGGCAGACAACTTTCCCTGAACAACAATCCCGAATTTTTTAATGCCGCCAAAAGATCCCTGGAACTACGGGGTGATGAAGGCACCGGATGGGCCCGGGGCTGGAAAATCAACTGGTGGGCCAGGCTCCTGGATGGCGACCATGCCTACAAGCTGATCCGTAACCTGCTCAACTATTCCGGTCCCGACGGGAAAGGCGGAGGCGGAACATACCCCAACTTCTTTGATGCGCACCCCCCCTTCCAGATCGATGGCAACTTCGCGGGAACGGCTGGTATGGCTGAAATGCTGCTGCAAAGTCACCTGGGAGAACTGCACCTTTTGCCAGCGCTGCCCGAGGCCTGGTCTGAAGGAGAGATAAAAGGGCTGAAAGCCAGGGGAGGGTACGAGGTGGCGTTGCAATGGAAAGATAAGCAGTTGGCAAACGCTGTGATCATTGCTTCGCAAAACGGGAACTGCGTGGTGAAAACCAGTGTTCCGGTGCAGGTGAAAGGAACGATGCTTAAAAGTAAGAAGGAGAAAGATTATTATGTGGTGCGTTTTAAGGCGGAGAAAGGGAAGAAGTATGCGTTGGTGGCGGTGAAGTGA